The Pseudomonas sp. R4-35-07 genome contains a region encoding:
- a CDS encoding MbtH family protein, protein MTSVFDRDDILFQVVVNHEEQYSIWPDYKAVPEGWRTVGKSGMKKECLAYIEENWTDMRPLSLRQKMDGAALA, encoded by the coding sequence ATGACCTCAGTATTTGACCGCGACGACATCCTGTTTCAGGTAGTGGTCAACCACGAAGAACAGTATTCGATCTGGCCCGACTACAAGGCCGTGCCGGAAGGCTGGCGAACCGTGGGCAAGAGCGGCATGAAGAAAGAGTGCCTGGCCTATATCGAAGAGAACTGGACGGATATGCGTCCGCTGAGCTTGCGTCAGAAGATGGATGGCGCTGCACTCGCCTGA
- a CDS encoding N-acetylmuramoyl-L-alanine amidase has protein sequence MLVIDTSFPARDFNERNGEPVRQVLLHYTAAPFVSSLRTLTQNGVSAHYLLPDPDEPAYRAAGYDELRVFRLVPEDKRAWHAGASHWDGRDNLNSRAIGIEIVNLARDDKGVFTFPAYREQQVEVLITLVRDILERYPQIGPVDILGHSDVAYWRKSDPGPQLPWRCLYEAGVGAWFDEATRAMYQRRFCLSLPPEVEVERAFQRYGYKPAWNRQAFEQRTRAFQMHFRARDYAGLLDAETCAILYALNEKYRGL, from the coding sequence ATGTTGGTCATCGATACCAGTTTCCCTGCCAGGGACTTCAACGAACGTAACGGCGAGCCTGTGAGGCAGGTACTCCTGCATTACACCGCGGCGCCCTTTGTATCGTCCTTGCGCACCCTGACCCAGAACGGGGTCAGCGCTCACTATCTGCTGCCCGATCCTGACGAACCGGCCTACCGCGCCGCCGGCTATGACGAACTGCGCGTGTTTCGCCTGGTGCCCGAAGATAAGCGCGCCTGGCATGCCGGGGCGAGTCATTGGGACGGGCGGGATAACCTCAACAGTCGCGCGATTGGCATCGAAATCGTCAACCTGGCGCGCGATGACAAAGGCGTGTTCACCTTCCCGGCGTATCGCGAGCAACAGGTGGAGGTTTTGATTACGCTGGTGCGCGATATCCTGGAGCGTTATCCGCAGATCGGACCGGTGGATATTCTCGGGCATTCGGATGTGGCGTACTGGCGCAAAAGCGATCCGGGACCTCAGTTGCCCTGGCGCTGCCTGTATGAAGCCGGGGTAGGCGCCTGGTTTGACGAGGCGACCCGAGCGATGTACCAACGCCGGTTTTGCCTGAGCTTGCCGCCGGAGGTGGAAGTAGAGCGGGCCTTTCAGCGGTATGGCTACAAACCGGCGTGGAACCGCCAAGCCTTTGAACAGCGGACCCGGGCATTTCAAATGCACTTTCGGGCGCGGGATTACGCTGGGCTTCTGGATGCTGAGACCTGCGCGATCCTGTACGCGCTGAATGAAAAATACCGCGGGCTCTAA
- a CDS encoding aspartate aminotransferase family protein, which yields MSVATSPIEAAPVHVSETLYQFDDSPLLARQRQQESNARSYPRRIPLALKRAKGIYVEDVEGRSFIDCLAGAGTLALGHNHPVVIQAIQQVLSDELPLHTLDLTTPVKDQFVQDLFGLLPPELAREAKIQFCGPTGTDAVEAALKLVRTATGRSTVLSFQGGYHGMSQGALSLMGSLGPKKPLGALLGNGVQFLPFPYDYRCPFGLGGAQGVRVNLHYLENLLTDPEAGVLPPAAVIVEVVQGEGGVVPADLDWLRGLRRITEQAGVALIVDEIQSGFGRTGKMFAFEHAGIIPDVVVMSKAIGGSLPLAVVVYRDWLDTWLPGAHAGTFRGNQMAMAAGSAVMRYLKEHDLAAHAAAMGERLGEHLRLLQRDFPHLGDIRGRGLMLGVELVDPDGTRDIQGHPPVHRQLAPLVQRECLKRGLILELGGRHGGVVRFLPPLVITAAEIDRVAEIFGRAVAAALASL from the coding sequence ATGTCAGTCGCCACCAGCCCCATCGAAGCCGCGCCTGTGCACGTCAGCGAAACGCTCTACCAGTTCGACGACAGCCCGTTGCTGGCCCGCCAGCGCCAGCAGGAATCCAATGCCCGCAGCTACCCGCGGCGCATCCCCCTGGCGCTCAAGCGGGCCAAGGGTATCTATGTGGAAGATGTGGAAGGCCGCAGTTTCATTGACTGCCTGGCCGGCGCGGGCACCCTGGCGCTCGGCCATAACCACCCGGTGGTGATCCAGGCCATTCAACAAGTGTTGAGCGATGAGTTGCCGTTGCACACTCTGGACCTGACCACGCCGGTCAAGGATCAGTTCGTGCAGGATTTGTTCGGCCTGCTGCCGCCGGAACTGGCGCGCGAGGCGAAAATCCAGTTCTGCGGCCCCACCGGTACCGATGCGGTGGAAGCGGCCTTGAAGCTGGTACGCACTGCCACCGGGCGCAGTACGGTGTTGTCGTTCCAGGGCGGTTATCACGGCATGAGCCAGGGCGCGTTGAGCCTGATGGGCAGCCTCGGGCCGAAGAAGCCGCTGGGCGCATTGCTTGGCAATGGCGTGCAGTTTCTGCCATTCCCCTACGACTACCGCTGCCCGTTCGGTCTGGGTGGCGCGCAGGGCGTGCGGGTCAACCTGCATTACCTGGAAAATCTGCTCACCGATCCCGAAGCTGGTGTGTTGCCGCCGGCAGCGGTGATTGTCGAAGTGGTGCAGGGTGAGGGCGGCGTGGTCCCGGCCGATCTCGACTGGCTGCGCGGTCTGCGGCGTATCACCGAACAGGCGGGCGTCGCGCTGATCGTCGATGAAATCCAGAGTGGCTTTGGCCGTACAGGCAAAATGTTCGCCTTCGAGCACGCGGGGATCATCCCGGACGTGGTGGTGATGTCCAAAGCCATTGGTGGCAGCCTGCCGCTGGCGGTGGTGGTGTACCGCGACTGGCTCGACACCTGGTTGCCGGGCGCCCATGCCGGGACCTTCCGTGGCAATCAGATGGCAATGGCGGCGGGTTCGGCAGTGATGCGCTACCTCAAGGAACACGACCTGGCCGCGCATGCGGCGGCGATGGGCGAGCGCCTGGGTGAACATCTGCGCCTGCTGCAGCGCGACTTCCCGCACCTGGGAGATATTCGCGGGCGTGGGTTGATGCTCGGCGTGGAGCTGGTTGACCCGGATGGCACGCGCGACATCCAAGGCCACCCACCGGTGCATCGCCAGCTCGCGCCGTTGGTACAACGTGAATGCCTCAAGCGCGGCCTGATCCTCGAGCTGGGCGGGCGGCATGGCGGCGTGGTGCGTTTCCTGCCACCGCTGGTGATCACCGCCGCCGAGATCGACCGGGTCGCCGAGATCTTCGGGCGCGCCGTGGCGGCGGCGCTCGCCAGCCTCTAA
- the minE gene encoding cell division topological specificity factor MinE — MKFLDFFRANKKPSTASVAKERLQIIVAHERGQRSTPDYLPALQKELVEVIRKYVNIGNDDVHVALENDGSCSILELNITLPDR, encoded by the coding sequence ATGAAATTTCTCGACTTCTTTCGCGCCAACAAAAAGCCAAGTACCGCGTCGGTCGCGAAAGAGCGTCTACAGATCATCGTGGCGCACGAACGCGGCCAACGCAGCACCCCGGATTACCTGCCAGCCTTGCAGAAGGAACTGGTCGAGGTGATCCGCAAGTACGTCAATATCGGCAACGATGACGTGCATGTCGCCCTGGAAAATGACGGCAGCTGCTCGATTCTGGAACTCAATATCACCCTGCCTGATCGTTGA
- a CDS encoding M18 family aminopeptidase, giving the protein MREALNQGLIDFLKASPTPFHATAALAQRLEAAGYQRLDERDTWATEANGRYYVTRNDSSIIAFKLGRHSPLQDGIRMVGAHTDSPCLRVKPQPELQRQGFWQLGVEVYGGALLAPWFDRDLSLAGRVTFRRDGKVESQLIDFKLPIAIIPNLAIHLNREANQGWAINAQTELPPILAQFAGDERVDFRAVLTEQLAREHGLNADVVLDYELSFYDTQGAAVIGLNGDFIAGARLDNLLSCYAGLQALLTSDTDETCVLVCNDHEEVGSCSACGADGPMLEQTLRRLLPEGEEFVRTIQKSLLVSADNAHGVHPNYAEKHDANHGPKLNAGPVIKVNSNQRYATNSETAGFFRHLCMAQEVPVQSFVVRSDMGCGSTIGPITASHLGVRTVDIGLPTFAMHSIRELCGSHDLAHLVKVLGAFYASRDLP; this is encoded by the coding sequence ATGCGCGAAGCGTTGAATCAAGGCCTGATCGACTTCCTCAAGGCCTCCCCTACTCCTTTTCATGCCACTGCCGCCCTCGCCCAGCGCCTGGAAGCGGCCGGTTACCAGCGTCTCGACGAGCGTGACACCTGGGCCACCGAAGCCAACGGTCGCTATTACGTGACCCGTAACGACTCCTCGATCATCGCGTTCAAACTGGGCCGCCATTCGCCGCTGCAAGACGGTATCCGTATGGTCGGCGCCCACACCGACAGCCCGTGTCTGCGGGTCAAGCCGCAGCCCGAGTTGCAACGCCAGGGTTTCTGGCAGTTAGGCGTGGAAGTCTACGGCGGCGCCTTGCTGGCCCCGTGGTTCGACCGCGACTTGTCCCTGGCCGGCCGCGTCACGTTCCGCCGCGATGGCAAGGTCGAAAGCCAGCTGATCGACTTCAAGCTGCCGATCGCCATCATTCCCAACCTGGCCATTCACCTGAACCGTGAGGCCAACCAGGGCTGGGCGATCAATGCCCAGACCGAACTGCCGCCGATCCTCGCGCAGTTTGCCGGTGACGAGCGCGTGGACTTTCGCGCCGTGCTCACCGAACAATTGGCTCGCGAGCATGGGCTGAACGCCGATGTGGTACTCGATTACGAGTTGAGCTTCTACGACACCCAAGGCGCTGCGGTGATCGGCCTCAATGGCGACTTCATTGCCGGTGCGCGTCTGGACAACCTGCTGTCGTGCTACGCCGGGTTGCAAGCCCTGCTCACCAGCGACACCGATGAAACCTGCGTGCTGGTGTGCAACGACCATGAAGAAGTCGGCTCCTGCTCGGCCTGCGGCGCCGATGGCCCGATGCTCGAACAGACCCTGCGCCGCCTGCTGCCCGAAGGTGAAGAATTCGTACGCACCATTCAGAAATCCCTGTTGGTGTCTGCGGACAACGCCCATGGCGTGCACCCGAACTACGCTGAAAAACACGACGCCAACCACGGCCCCAAGCTCAACGCCGGTCCGGTGATCAAGGTCAACAGCAACCAGCGCTACGCGACCAACAGCGAAACCGCCGGGTTCTTCCGCCACCTGTGCATGGCCCAGGAAGTGCCGGTGCAGAGCTTTGTGGTGCGCAGCGATATGGGCTGCGGTTCGACGATCGGGCCGATCACCGCCAGCCACCTGGGTGTGCGCACCGTGGACATCGGCCTGCCGACGTTTGCCATGCATTCCATCCGCGAGCTGTGTGGTAGCCATGACCTGGCGCATCTGGTGAAGGTATTAGGCGCCTTCTACGCCAGCCGCGACCTGCCCTGA
- a CDS encoding ATP-binding protein, translating into MSLRLRLTFKLGAAFVLIWALAAAWMLNDLRNQMMFSLDQRLVASARMVAGLTEQMPGLASVGAGTHLRTEQLNVPGGMACQVSSLHGEILARSHTTPDEGLESRKSGFRDQMIDGVGWRSFTLSRGDLLITTADRQVEREALNLSILLAASVPVGVALLGCLCLLWLGIGQSLVPLNRMRDALMRRSADSLEPLQIHPLPSELKPLLDTQNQLLQRIAKTIERERRLTGDAAHELRSPLTAIKTHLQVARMTEGAARDQSLAHAEEGADRLHRTLEQLLLLARVEGSLSFDDGLQSSAEDVARLAIQDANAGDNSRIDLILAGSLAATPVDMPVGLAVAALRNLLDNALRHTPADTRVELKVSSSADKVIFRVRDHGPQISSEDLQYLTQRFWRNGSSEGCGLGLAIVQAIVQRCACSLTFDSQADGLRVELGMPLRH; encoded by the coding sequence ATGAGCCTGCGCCTGCGCCTGACGTTCAAGCTCGGCGCCGCGTTTGTGTTGATCTGGGCCCTGGCGGCGGCCTGGATGCTCAACGACCTGCGCAACCAGATGATGTTTTCCCTCGACCAGCGCCTGGTAGCCTCGGCGCGTATGGTGGCCGGGCTGACCGAACAGATGCCGGGCCTGGCCAGCGTCGGCGCCGGCACCCATTTGCGCACCGAACAACTCAATGTACCGGGGGGCATGGCCTGCCAGGTCAGTTCCCTGCATGGCGAAATCCTGGCGCGCAGCCATACCACGCCGGATGAGGGGCTGGAGTCGCGCAAGAGCGGTTTTCGCGACCAGATGATCGATGGCGTGGGCTGGCGCAGTTTCACCCTGTCCCGTGGCGACCTGCTGATCACCACGGCCGACCGTCAGGTGGAGCGTGAGGCGCTGAACCTGTCGATCCTGCTGGCGGCCTCAGTGCCGGTCGGCGTGGCCTTGTTGGGGTGCCTGTGCTTGCTGTGGCTGGGCATCGGCCAGAGCCTGGTGCCGCTCAATCGTATGCGTGACGCTTTGATGCGCCGCAGCGCCGACTCGCTCGAGCCGCTGCAGATCCACCCGCTGCCCAGTGAACTCAAGCCGTTGCTCGACACCCAGAACCAACTGTTGCAACGCATCGCCAAGACCATCGAACGTGAGCGCCGCCTGACCGGCGACGCCGCCCATGAACTGCGCAGCCCGTTGACCGCGATCAAGACCCACCTGCAAGTGGCCCGCATGACCGAAGGCGCGGCGCGTGACCAGTCCCTGGCCCACGCCGAAGAAGGCGCCGACCGCTTGCATCGCACTCTGGAGCAACTGTTGCTGCTGGCGCGGGTGGAGGGCAGCTTGTCGTTTGACGATGGCTTACAGTCCAGCGCCGAGGACGTTGCCAGGCTGGCGATCCAGGACGCCAACGCCGGGGACAATTCGCGCATTGACCTGATCCTGGCGGGCAGCCTTGCCGCCACACCGGTGGACATGCCCGTGGGCCTGGCCGTCGCGGCCTTGCGCAACCTGCTGGACAACGCCTTGCGTCACACCCCGGCCGATACCCGGGTGGAGCTGAAGGTGTCGTCCAGCGCTGACAAGGTGATATTCCGCGTGCGTGACCATGGCCCGCAGATATCCAGCGAAGACCTGCAATATCTCACCCAACGCTTCTGGCGCAATGGCAGCAGCGAAGGCTGTGGCCTGGGCCTGGCGATTGTTCAGGCGATCGTCCAGCGCTGCGCTTGCTCGTTGACGTTCGACAGCCAGGCCGATGGCCTGCGGGTTGAGTTGGGTATGCCGTTGCGACACTGA
- a CDS encoding lipid A biosynthesis lauroyl acyltransferase, translated as MDRPRFRAVFLHPRFWPLWLGLGLLWLVTQLPYRVLLTIGRLLGAGMYRVAGERRRIAARNLELCFPEKSAKERKRLLKENFASTGIAFFEMAMSWWWPKPRLARLAHVQGLEHLKQAQLDGKGVILMALHFTTLEIGAALLGQKHTIDGMYREHGNPLFDFIQRRGRERHNLDSLAVERDDVRGMLKLLRAGRAIWYAPDQDYGAKQSIFVPLFGIQAATVTATSKFARLGKALVVPFTQERLADGSGYRLVIHAPLTDFPGETDEIDCLRINQWVEASVRDCPEQYLWTHRRFKSRPPGEPKLYEKRRR; from the coding sequence ATGGATCGCCCGCGTTTTCGAGCTGTATTTCTTCACCCGCGTTTTTGGCCATTATGGCTGGGGCTGGGCCTGCTGTGGCTGGTCACCCAACTGCCGTACCGCGTGCTGCTGACCATTGGTCGCCTGCTGGGCGCGGGCATGTACCGCGTGGCCGGTGAGCGTCGCCGCATCGCCGCGCGCAACCTGGAATTGTGCTTCCCGGAAAAATCCGCCAAAGAGCGCAAACGCCTGCTCAAGGAAAATTTCGCCTCCACCGGTATCGCCTTCTTCGAGATGGCCATGAGCTGGTGGTGGCCCAAACCGCGCCTGGCGCGCCTGGCCCATGTGCAAGGGTTGGAGCATCTCAAACAGGCGCAATTGGACGGCAAGGGCGTGATCCTGATGGCCTTGCACTTCACCACCCTGGAAATCGGCGCTGCCCTGCTCGGGCAAAAGCACACCATCGATGGCATGTACCGCGAGCACGGCAACCCACTCTTCGACTTTATCCAGCGCCGTGGCCGGGAGCGCCACAACCTCGATTCCCTGGCGGTGGAGCGCGACGATGTGCGCGGCATGCTCAAGCTGCTGCGCGCCGGCCGGGCGATCTGGTACGCACCGGACCAGGACTACGGCGCCAAGCAAAGTATCTTCGTGCCGCTGTTCGGCATCCAGGCCGCCACTGTCACGGCCACCAGCAAGTTCGCACGCCTGGGCAAAGCCCTGGTGGTGCCGTTCACCCAGGAACGCCTGGCCGATGGCAGCGGTTACCGACTGGTGATTCATGCACCCTTGACGGATTTCCCCGGCGAGACTGACGAAATCGACTGCCTGCGCATCAACCAGTGGGTCGAAGCCTCGGTGCGCGACTGCCCCGAGCAATACCTGTGGACCCACCGCCGCTTCAAGAGCCGGCCACCGGGTGAACCCAAGCTGTACGAAAAACGCCGTCGGTAA
- the minD gene encoding septum site-determining protein MinD, with translation MAKILVVTSGKGGVGKTTTSAAIGTGLALRGHKTVIVDFDVGLRNLDLIMGCERRVVYDFVNVVNGEANLQQALIKDKRLENLYVLAASQTRDKDALTKEGVGKVLAELKETFEYVVCDSPAGIETGAHLAMYFADEAIVVTNPEVSSVRDSDRMLGLLASKSQRAEKGEEPIKEHLLLTRYNPERVSNGEMLGVEDVKDILAVTLLGVIPESQAVLKASNQGVPVILDDQSDAGQAYSDAVDRLLGKTVEHRFLDVKKKGFFERIFGGN, from the coding sequence TTGGCCAAGATTCTCGTGGTTACATCCGGCAAGGGTGGTGTGGGTAAGACCACCACCAGCGCCGCTATCGGTACCGGCCTCGCTCTGCGCGGCCACAAGACAGTCATCGTCGACTTCGACGTGGGTTTGCGTAACCTCGACCTGATCATGGGCTGCGAACGCCGCGTGGTGTACGACTTCGTCAACGTGGTGAACGGCGAAGCCAACCTGCAACAGGCCCTGATCAAGGACAAGCGCCTTGAGAACCTGTATGTGCTGGCCGCCAGCCAGACCCGTGACAAAGACGCGCTGACCAAGGAAGGCGTAGGCAAAGTCCTCGCCGAACTGAAAGAAACCTTCGAATACGTGGTATGCGACTCCCCGGCCGGCATCGAAACCGGTGCTCACCTGGCGATGTACTTCGCCGATGAAGCCATCGTGGTGACCAACCCGGAAGTGTCCTCGGTACGTGACTCGGACCGTATGCTCGGCCTGCTGGCCAGCAAGTCCCAGCGCGCCGAAAAAGGCGAAGAGCCGATCAAGGAACACCTGCTGCTGACCCGCTACAACCCTGAGCGCGTCAGCAACGGCGAAATGCTCGGCGTTGAAGACGTCAAGGACATCCTCGCGGTGACCCTGCTCGGTGTGATCCCGGAATCCCAGGCCGTGCTGAAAGCTTCCAACCAGGGCGTGCCGGTGATTCTCGACGACCAGAGCGACGCCGGCCAGGCGTACAGCGATGCTGTGGATCGCCTGCTGGGCAAGACCGTGGAACACCGCTTCCTCGATGTCAAGAAGAAGGGATTCTTCGAGCGTATCTTTGGAGGCAATTGA
- a CDS encoding mechanosensitive ion channel family protein: protein MLFRLFALPCYLLIALLTLLPLTSAQAVGLPGMLGSSNKAQPQAEVPLGQSLDEVIKTLENDQQRTQLLSDLKKLRAATQKAQPAAELGVLGLIGSTLSGFEQQFSGADSPLGRWSNEVDLARDELSALMLPATEWLPIIFGFAVILAVWSLLAAALIWLSHRVRERFGLPEELPQHPRTWDMLRFALRKLGPWLIALVITVYLSYALPSSLGKSLAMVLAYALVVGTCFSAICVIAFSLLDGPHRHRALYILRHQAFRPLWWIGSFAAFGEALSDPRLVTALGQHLAHTAATVANVMAALSTGVFILRFRRPIAHLIRNQPLSRRLTRRALTDTLSIIGTFWYLPALLLVGISLFATFLSAGDTSTALRQSLLCTVLLVLCMVINGLVRRHALKPQRGHKRHALYSDRLKSFVYTLAHLAVWLVFIELGLRVWGLSLIRFTEGDGHEISVKLFSLGGTLLFAWLIWILSDTAIHHALTRSRKGLANARAQTMMPLIRNVLFVTIFIIAAIVALANMGMNVTPLLAGAGVIGLAIGFGAQSLVADLITGLFIIIEDSLAIDDYVDVGGHLGTVEGLTIRTVRLRDIDGIVHTIPFSEIKSIKNYSREFGYAIFRVAIPYNMEIDDAIKLMRDVGHAMRNDPLQRRNIWSPLEIQGVESFESGSAILRARFKTAPIKQWEVSRAFNLSLKRHLDEAGLDLATPRLSVQVVTGASGALEKEKSL, encoded by the coding sequence GTGCTTTTCCGTCTGTTTGCCCTGCCCTGCTACCTGCTCATCGCCCTGCTCACGCTGCTGCCGCTCACGTCCGCCCAAGCCGTGGGCTTGCCCGGAATGCTGGGCAGCTCCAACAAGGCCCAACCCCAGGCCGAGGTGCCCTTGGGGCAGTCGCTGGACGAGGTGATCAAAACCCTGGAGAACGACCAGCAGCGCACCCAGCTGCTGAGCGACTTGAAGAAACTGCGCGCCGCCACGCAAAAAGCCCAACCGGCGGCCGAACTCGGTGTGCTCGGCCTGATCGGCAGCACGCTGTCGGGCTTTGAACAGCAGTTCTCCGGCGCCGACAGCCCGCTGGGCCGCTGGTCCAATGAAGTCGACCTGGCCAGGGACGAACTCAGCGCGCTGATGTTGCCGGCCACTGAATGGCTGCCGATTATCTTTGGTTTTGCGGTGATCCTGGCGGTATGGAGCCTGCTGGCCGCCGCGCTGATCTGGCTCAGCCACCGCGTGCGCGAACGTTTCGGCCTGCCTGAAGAACTTCCGCAACACCCGCGCACCTGGGACATGCTGCGCTTCGCCCTGCGCAAACTCGGCCCGTGGTTGATCGCCCTGGTGATCACGGTTTACCTGAGCTACGCCCTGCCCTCGTCCCTGGGCAAATCCCTGGCGATGGTGCTGGCTTACGCCCTGGTCGTCGGCACTTGTTTCTCGGCAATCTGCGTGATTGCGTTTTCCCTGCTGGACGGCCCGCACCGCCACCGCGCCCTGTATATCCTGCGCCATCAGGCCTTCCGCCCGCTGTGGTGGATCGGCAGTTTCGCCGCCTTTGGTGAAGCCTTGAGCGACCCGCGGCTGGTCACAGCGCTCGGCCAGCACCTGGCTCATACGGCCGCAACCGTGGCCAATGTGATGGCGGCGCTGTCCACTGGCGTGTTCATCCTGCGCTTCCGTCGGCCGATCGCTCACCTGATCCGTAACCAGCCACTGTCGCGCCGCCTGACGCGTCGCGCCCTCACCGATACCCTGTCGATCATCGGCACTTTCTGGTACTTGCCGGCATTGTTGCTGGTGGGTATTTCGCTGTTCGCCACCTTCCTGTCCGCCGGCGACACCAGCACCGCCCTGCGCCAATCGCTGCTGTGCACCGTGTTGCTGGTGTTGTGCATGGTGATCAACGGGCTGGTGCGGCGCCACGCCCTCAAGCCGCAACGCGGGCACAAGCGCCATGCGCTGTACTCCGACCGCCTGAAAAGCTTCGTCTACACCCTGGCGCACCTGGCGGTGTGGTTGGTGTTCATCGAACTGGGCCTGCGCGTGTGGGGCCTGTCACTGATTCGCTTCACCGAAGGCGACGGCCATGAAATCAGCGTCAAACTGTTCAGCCTCGGCGGGACTTTACTGTTTGCCTGGCTGATCTGGATTCTCAGCGACACCGCGATCCATCATGCCCTGACCCGCTCGCGCAAAGGCCTGGCCAACGCGCGTGCGCAAACCATGATGCCGTTGATCCGCAACGTGCTGTTCGTGACCATCTTTATCATCGCCGCCATCGTCGCCCTGGCGAACATGGGCATGAACGTCACGCCACTGCTGGCCGGTGCCGGTGTGATCGGCCTGGCGATCGGTTTCGGTGCGCAGTCGCTGGTGGCCGACCTGATCACCGGCCTGTTCATCATTATCGAAGACTCCCTGGCCATCGATGACTACGTGGACGTCGGCGGCCACCTCGGCACCGTCGAAGGGCTGACCATCCGCACCGTGCGCCTGCGCGATATCGACGGCATCGTGCATACCATTCCCTTCAGCGAGATCAAGAGCATCAAGAACTACTCGCGGGAATTCGGCTACGCGATCTTTCGCGTGGCGATCCCGTACAACATGGAGATCGACGACGCGATCAAACTGATGCGCGATGTCGGCCACGCCATGCGCAATGACCCACTGCAACGCCGCAATATCTGGTCGCCGCTGGAGATTCAGGGCGTGGAGAGTTTTGAATCGGGCAGCGCGATCCTGCGCGCACGGTTCAAGACGGCGCCGATCAAGCAGTGGGAAGTGTCGCGGGCGTTCAACCTGTCACTCAAGCGGCATCTGGATGAAGCCGGGCTTGACCTGGCGACACCGCGCTTGAGTGTGCAGGTGGTGACGGGAGCATCAGGCGCATTGGAGAAAGAGAAGAGCCTCTAG
- the minC gene encoding septum site-determining protein MinC has protein sequence MSQTEPLDQDPVFQLKGSMLAITVLELARNDLDALDRQLAAKVALAPNFFNNAPLVLALDKLPAGQGVIDLPGLMRVCRSHGLRTLAIRASRIEDIAAAIAIELPVLPPSGARERPLEPLVGEQKKKPEKPPEPTIRPTKIITSPVRGGQQIYAQGGDLVVVSSVSPGAELLADGNIHVYGPMRGRALAGIKGDTKARIFCQQLTAELVSIAGQYKVSEDLRRDPLWGASVQVNLSGDVLNIIRL, from the coding sequence ATGAGCCAAACCGAACCGCTAGACCAAGATCCCGTGTTCCAGCTGAAAGGCAGCATGCTCGCCATTACCGTGCTGGAACTGGCCCGCAATGACCTCGACGCCCTGGACCGCCAACTGGCCGCCAAGGTCGCCCTGGCGCCGAATTTCTTCAACAATGCCCCGCTGGTGCTGGCCCTGGACAAGCTGCCGGCCGGCCAGGGCGTCATCGACCTGCCCGGGCTGATGCGCGTGTGCCGCTCCCATGGCCTGCGGACCCTGGCGATTCGCGCCAGCCGTATCGAAGACATTGCCGCGGCCATCGCCATTGAACTGCCAGTACTGCCGCCGTCCGGCGCACGCGAGCGTCCGCTCGAACCATTGGTCGGTGAACAGAAGAAAAAACCGGAAAAACCACCGGAACCCACGATCCGGCCGACCAAGATCATCACCTCGCCCGTGCGCGGCGGGCAGCAGATTTACGCCCAGGGCGGCGACCTTGTGGTGGTGTCCTCGGTCAGCCCCGGCGCGGAACTTCTTGCCGATGGCAATATCCATGTATACGGCCCGATGCGCGGACGTGCCCTGGCCGGCATCAAGGGTGATACCAAGGCGCGTATTTTCTGCCAGCAGTTGACCGCTGAACTGGTTTCCATCGCGGGTCAGTACAAGGTGTCCGAAGACTTGCGCCGTGATCCGCTGTGGGGGGCTTCGGTACAGGTCAACCTGTCGGGCGATGTGTTGAACATCATCCGTCTTTAA
- a CDS encoding RluA family pseudouridine synthase — protein sequence MPLSNIHILHQDDAVLVVNKPTLLLSVPGRADDNKDCLITRLQENGYPEARIVHRLDWETSGIILLARDADTHRELSRQFHDRETEKAYTALAWGQPELDSGSIDLPLRYDPPTKPRHVVDHEFGKHALTFWKVLERCGDWCRVELTPITGRSHQLRVHMLSIGHPLLGDGLYAHEQALAAWPRLCLHASMLSFTHPQSGERMRFECPAPF from the coding sequence ATGCCGCTGTCCAACATCCATATCCTGCATCAGGACGACGCTGTCCTGGTGGTGAACAAGCCGACCCTGCTGCTCTCGGTGCCCGGCCGCGCCGACGACAACAAGGACTGCCTGATTACCCGCCTGCAGGAAAACGGCTACCCCGAAGCCCGCATCGTCCATCGCCTGGACTGGGAAACCTCGGGCATCATCCTGCTGGCGCGGGACGCTGATACCCACCGCGAACTGTCCCGCCAGTTTCACGACCGCGAAACAGAAAAGGCCTACACCGCCTTGGCTTGGGGCCAGCCGGAACTGGACAGCGGCAGCATTGACCTGCCTCTGCGCTATGACCCGCCGACCAAGCCGCGCCATGTGGTCGACCATGAATTCGGCAAGCACGCGCTGACTTTCTGGAAGGTGCTGGAACGTTGCGGTGACTGGTGCCGCGTCGAACTGACACCGATCACCGGGCGCTCGCACCAGTTGCGCGTGCACATGCTGTCCATCGGCCATCCGCTGCTCGGCGATGGCCTGTATGCCCACGAACAGGCCCTCGCCGCCTGGCCGCGCCTGTGCCTGCACGCGAGCATGTTGAGCTTCACTCACCCGCAAAGCGGCGAGCGCATGCGCTTCGAGTGCCCAGCACCCTTTTAA